From Pelotomaculum schinkii, the proteins below share one genomic window:
- a CDS encoding antitoxin VbhA family protein: MKDLERMIEDVNASMAMEGMPLTKEDKARMRYCAGDKKKTDQVVADLIRKHSVKARGVHEQKL; encoded by the coding sequence ATGAAAGATTTAGAGCGAATGATTGAGGATGTGAACGCCTCTATGGCGATGGAAGGTATGCCTCTCACAAAAGAAGATAAAGCGCGCATGCGATATTGTGCCGGAGATAAAAAGAAAACGGATCAGGTTGTCGCTGATCTTATACGAAAGCATTCGGTCAAAGCGAGGGGTGTTCATGAACAAAAATTATAA
- a CDS encoding DNA-binding protein codes for MLISEASKKWGITTRRIQTLCIEGRIKDAEKAGSIWLIPKNTEKPADARIKSGKYIGYCERYKNKKKLNSDIDP; via the coding sequence ATGCTTATTTCCGAGGCTTCAAAAAAGTGGGGTATCACCACGAGACGCATTCAGACCCTCTGTATCGAGGGTCGGATTAAAGATGCAGAAAAAGCAGGTAGCATTTGGCTTATTCCCAAAAATACTGAGAAACCTGCTGATGCCCGCATAAAGAGTGGAAAATATATTGGCTATTGTGAAAGATACAAAAATAAAAAGAAGCTTAACAGCGATATCGATCCATAA
- a CDS encoding DUF4011 domain-containing protein, whose amino-acid sequence MSEMVFISSSTGSKVVVVVCPKCGRISRQILRDVYSRQPVCALSAEHKCPVCGAIYSSCNAARSNSWANAYNRYSRDAQGYNNSIKENYQRSLSAQHEPAVAAQAPAQFAATAPVQQRQQTAFVQMAPVPAPAPSTPQAPAQVINEGAIRKMSQETLLGALQQAITQMQAEESKAPEAAPPPKIEDAIPLPSFTSAPVQPPAQFDALDRKIEYWKNQLLDFGKRNKMINYRETKRATLRILEPEFSELFNRLALNEEELTFQRPIDKDSDLRTFSMLSLLETLSYPLPVHIGDIKTEGTILERQKTLKNLRTKSKLARDEQGTNILYLSFGFIEWKENNVASSPWLKSPILMMPVSLKIESIQAPYTISRYDDEIEVNPTLDYLFNQEYGIDLPTFELKDASSIDQYMEVIEDIVDKRGWKLVREVSMGLLSFLKISMYHDLNNNRERMLNNPVIRAITGDTSVANVIPKEYLNFSFDRVAPYDWYQVVNSDSSQQEAILLSKIGVSFVMQGPPGTGKSQTITNIIAEALADGKKVLFVSEKAAALQVVYKRLSEVHLDDFCLALHSHKANKKEILDSIGDNLKLPHNRVKDSVMAELNELFHDREYLNQYAHELHEEVAPLGESLYVVFGKLSKLDTATAIPFVIDNPTAVSADQFNTMIYCVRNYAKALANMGGKLTDNPWYGSVVTSISQEFKSQLLAETQGLDQQLSSLYEALSNYQNKYGFGGEATWNDVQRIISMLSEIEKTPLFPFDWCSSERRAQLLSAANKAKKLKLKYLSVLTEVQSHFADTIFDVDLNAWTESMNANIAAIQQIGNYSTLLAGDIFTRVENVNVYAKALVTQITEIIAKYHEAIDILHIDITDTFENMSKIGQIAEALITMTAARREWFDTFIYNQAVHQIDIAKSHTASVQAKSQALLEHWEPEVFTINADSMLERFMTKYNSSFKDSVIAYRQDVETIYGMSKSVIQKTSDDVIVSLLQNIKAINTEKQRMAENETLICSHFGSNYFGLDTDWNNLHAVYSRVGRQIEMVKSNSDSIHIWMQALLEQWEPEVFEIDTEAMLGRFKTEYTGIFRRLKSAYRRDVKAIRCVSKSVGGKINDDVIVSLLQDIKAINTEKQRMAENETLIRSHFGNYYFGLDTDWNSLRAIYSRVGRQIEMVKSNFDNIQAQMKALLEQWEPGILSIDAEAMLVRFTTEYSRVFTDLMFEYQKDVEFICGMSKSIRKEIGDEEIIILLQKLKDINSEKQWFADNEQVLRSCFGDYYLGMSTDWQSLSTGLSFVASLCKIFPHGIVSSKIIDIICDKASHSAEYSKLTGIAHTLSQENISDAQIKSGNATTHIADSAGLSVEKDILPCLSALRAASAKIIECINTVQRHAKDEIPLADMTMHISKAVEVKAAKADLLANGAPNKELFGDRYQEIETEWDAIIDDLDKVGDLFACKDFEFTTEEFIELLCDDREVRLDLSKAKDDLQNRYTSAQQPVRSFVKLFREDADLFNSSLIDLAMRFRRCIDNYSMLDKWLDYTETKAECDKVGLSDFTTKIDAQDNSIPGVSDAFSRGFYRQWSVAVIDSKASVQQFRRRVHDERINRFVVLDDKQLAIAQMRIRDKIISTFPDTNRVMTANDEMSILLHELGKKRRIMPLRKLFRSIPNLLLTLKPCLMMSPLSVAYFLEAESYQFDMVIFDEASQIFPQDAIGAIFRGAQVIIAGDSKQLPPTNFFAASTNNSENDYDNEDDKEYEDAIYDSILEETTNVLPNRTLLWHYRSKHEHLIAFSNQEIYKNELVTFPSSIEKEEDTGVEFVYVEHGAYESGGKNCNVQEAKRCVELVKDHIKKHPTRSLGIIAFSEKQQQAISYEIQRFREQNPEFEEFFAEDKEDEFFVKNLENVQGDERDTIIFSIGYAKTKDQRANNRPMSMRFGPLGHQGGERRLNVAITRAKRNVKLVSSILPSDIDLSRTESEGVRMLRSYIEFAMNGSASLRSGRSDAGSNDDFVDTISDYIERNGYRIRKHVGCSGYRIDIAVEHPEKDGRFIAGIECDGFSYIAVKTARDRDHLRKSVLKAMGWSIYRVWSTEWIKNPEIEGEKLISFIKETVDNYHEDITPVITEQSVSAVPDTYEIVEEIKETPSTATKNGTPDNPYGFDYYTEAVWSETPNILQYQGTNRIIEEIKYIVGIEQPISKDLLYQRMAGAFGRQKATAPVRNTINQALRATKAKEILTNSDGFVILAGFSNLRVRIPKQGDTPRPINYISPSEIGLAMLTIASHTFGLSSEGLIDETARVLGYARKGERIMTCVKEALSRLISSGQVKLIDGKVNIVEEV is encoded by the coding sequence ATGTCTGAAATGGTGTTTATAAGCAGCTCCACAGGTTCAAAGGTTGTTGTTGTGGTATGTCCCAAATGCGGCAGGATCAGCCGTCAGATTCTCAGGGACGTATATTCGCGGCAACCTGTTTGTGCCCTGTCTGCAGAACATAAGTGTCCTGTTTGTGGTGCTATATATTCTTCATGCAACGCGGCACGAAGCAACAGTTGGGCAAACGCCTATAACCGCTATTCCAGAGATGCACAGGGGTATAATAATTCCATCAAGGAGAACTATCAGCGAAGCCTTTCAGCACAGCATGAGCCTGCCGTTGCTGCTCAAGCGCCGGCTCAATTTGCTGCCACTGCCCCCGTACAGCAAAGACAGCAAACCGCCTTTGTTCAGATGGCTCCTGTGCCAGCGCCAGCTCCCTCTACTCCGCAAGCACCGGCACAGGTAATTAATGAGGGTGCGATACGAAAGATGTCTCAAGAGACTTTGTTGGGCGCTCTACAGCAAGCCATAACTCAGATGCAGGCTGAGGAATCCAAAGCTCCGGAAGCGGCCCCTCCTCCCAAAATAGAAGACGCGATACCGCTGCCGTCTTTTACTTCGGCTCCGGTTCAGCCTCCTGCTCAGTTTGACGCCTTGGATCGAAAAATAGAGTATTGGAAGAATCAGCTTCTGGATTTCGGTAAACGCAACAAGATGATCAATTACCGCGAAACAAAGCGGGCGACGCTCCGCATCTTAGAGCCTGAGTTTTCCGAGCTGTTCAATCGCCTTGCCCTCAATGAAGAAGAACTAACCTTCCAGCGCCCAATCGATAAGGACTCTGATTTGAGAACCTTCTCGATGCTTTCGCTGCTGGAAACCTTGTCATATCCTCTTCCGGTACATATTGGAGATATTAAAACTGAAGGAACTATTTTAGAGCGGCAGAAAACACTAAAAAATCTCCGTACCAAATCCAAGCTTGCCAGAGACGAACAAGGTACAAATATACTCTACTTGTCCTTTGGGTTTATCGAATGGAAAGAGAACAATGTGGCCAGCTCCCCCTGGCTAAAATCCCCGATTCTTATGATGCCGGTTTCTCTCAAGATAGAATCTATCCAAGCCCCCTATACTATCAGTCGTTATGATGATGAGATCGAAGTCAACCCGACGCTCGACTACCTGTTTAATCAAGAATACGGCATCGATCTGCCCACCTTCGAACTCAAGGACGCATCTTCGATTGATCAGTACATGGAAGTAATCGAGGATATCGTCGACAAGCGTGGCTGGAAGCTTGTGCGAGAAGTCAGCATGGGATTGTTGTCTTTCCTCAAAATCAGTATGTACCACGATCTAAACAATAACCGCGAAAGGATGCTGAACAATCCCGTAATTCGAGCCATCACAGGAGATACCAGCGTAGCCAATGTAATCCCCAAGGAATATCTCAATTTCAGTTTTGACCGCGTGGCTCCATACGATTGGTATCAAGTAGTCAATTCAGACTCCAGTCAACAGGAAGCGATTCTGCTCTCCAAGATTGGCGTCAGTTTTGTTATGCAAGGCCCTCCCGGCACTGGCAAAAGCCAGACGATAACGAATATTATAGCCGAGGCTCTGGCAGATGGTAAAAAGGTTCTGTTTGTTTCCGAAAAAGCTGCGGCACTTCAGGTCGTTTATAAGCGGCTTTCGGAAGTTCATCTGGATGATTTCTGCCTCGCCCTGCACAGCCATAAAGCCAACAAAAAAGAGATTCTCGATAGTATTGGCGACAACTTGAAACTGCCACACAATCGTGTTAAGGACAGTGTTATGGCTGAGCTTAACGAGCTGTTCCACGACCGTGAATATCTGAATCAATATGCCCATGAGCTTCATGAAGAAGTTGCTCCCCTCGGAGAGAGCCTCTATGTCGTATTCGGGAAGCTGTCAAAGCTAGATACTGCAACGGCGATCCCGTTTGTGATCGACAATCCCACTGCCGTTTCTGCTGACCAGTTCAATACAATGATTTACTGTGTCAGGAATTATGCAAAAGCTCTTGCTAATATGGGTGGTAAACTGACAGATAACCCTTGGTATGGTTCGGTTGTGACCTCAATAAGTCAAGAATTCAAATCCCAATTATTGGCTGAAACGCAAGGCTTGGATCAGCAGCTCTCCTCATTATATGAGGCTTTATCCAATTATCAGAACAAATATGGTTTTGGCGGAGAAGCTACTTGGAACGACGTTCAGCGAATTATTTCTATGCTCAGCGAAATAGAAAAAACCCCTCTGTTCCCGTTCGACTGGTGCAGCTCGGAAAGACGTGCACAGCTTCTTTCTGCCGCAAATAAAGCCAAAAAGTTGAAGCTGAAGTATTTATCAGTGCTGACCGAAGTACAGAGTCATTTTGCAGACACCATATTTGATGTTGACTTGAACGCATGGACTGAATCTATGAACGCAAACATTGCGGCAATTCAGCAAATCGGTAATTATTCGACTTTGTTGGCCGGGGATATATTCACTAGAGTAGAAAATGTCAATGTCTATGCCAAAGCCTTAGTTACTCAGATAACAGAAATCATCGCGAAATACCATGAGGCTATTGACATTCTTCATATCGACATTACGGATACATTTGAAAACATGAGCAAGATCGGACAAATCGCAGAGGCTTTAATTACCATGACCGCTGCAAGGCGTGAATGGTTTGACACTTTTATTTATAACCAGGCTGTCCATCAAATTGATATTGCAAAGTCGCATACTGCAAGTGTTCAGGCAAAGTCGCAGGCTTTATTGGAACATTGGGAACCTGAAGTTTTTACAATTAACGCAGATTCAATGCTGGAACGTTTTATGACGAAATATAACAGCAGCTTTAAAGATTCGGTGATTGCATACAGGCAAGATGTTGAGACTATTTACGGTATGTCAAAGTCTGTTATTCAAAAAACCAGCGACGATGTTATTGTTTCGCTGTTACAAAATATCAAGGCCATTAATACAGAAAAGCAAAGGATGGCGGAAAACGAAACGCTTATATGCTCTCATTTTGGAAGTAATTACTTCGGTTTGGACACGGATTGGAATAATTTACACGCGGTTTATTCACGGGTTGGCCGTCAAATAGAAATGGTGAAATCAAACTCTGACAGCATTCACATCTGGATGCAGGCCTTATTGGAACAATGGGAGCCGGAAGTTTTCGAGATTGACACGGAAGCAATGCTGGGACGTTTCAAGACGGAGTATACTGGCATTTTCAGACGTTTAAAATCTGCATACAGAAGGGATGTTAAGGCCATTCGCTGTGTATCCAAATCTGTTGGTGGAAAAATAAATGATGATGTTATTGTTTCGCTGTTACAAGATATCAAAGCCATCAATACAGAAAAGCAACGAATGGCGGAAAACGAAACGCTAATACGCTCTCACTTCGGAAACTATTACTTTGGGTTAGATACGGATTGGAATAGTTTACGCGCGATATATTCACGGGTTGGCCGCCAAATAGAAATGGTGAAATCAAATTTTGATAATATCCAGGCCCAGATGAAGGCTCTGCTGGAGCAATGGGAGCCAGGAATATTATCCATTGACGCGGAAGCGATGTTGGTACGCTTTACGACAGAGTATAGTAGAGTTTTCACAGATTTAATGTTTGAATATCAAAAGGATGTTGAGTTCATATGTGGGATGTCTAAATCTATCAGAAAAGAAATTGGCGATGAAGAAATTATTATACTATTGCAAAAACTGAAAGATATTAATTCGGAGAAGCAATGGTTTGCCGATAACGAGCAGGTCTTGCGTTCCTGTTTTGGTGATTACTATCTCGGGATGAGTACTGACTGGCAGAGCTTAAGTACTGGACTGTCTTTTGTCGCATCTCTGTGTAAGATCTTTCCTCACGGGATTGTATCATCAAAGATTATCGACATAATCTGCGATAAGGCTTCCCACTCAGCGGAGTATTCGAAGCTTACTGGTATTGCACATACCTTGTCCCAAGAGAACATATCAGATGCTCAGATTAAATCGGGTAACGCCACTACTCACATAGCTGATTCGGCAGGACTTTCAGTTGAGAAAGACATTCTGCCTTGCTTAAGTGCGCTCAGAGCAGCAAGCGCAAAGATTATCGAATGCATCAATACGGTTCAGCGCCACGCGAAAGATGAAATTCCGCTGGCCGATATGACCATGCATATTAGTAAGGCTGTGGAAGTTAAGGCAGCCAAGGCCGATTTGCTTGCGAATGGAGCACCCAACAAAGAACTCTTTGGTGACAGGTATCAAGAGATTGAAACGGAATGGGATGCCATAATTGATGACCTAGACAAAGTCGGGGATCTGTTTGCGTGTAAAGATTTTGAGTTTACTACAGAGGAATTTATAGAATTGCTCTGCGATGATCGTGAAGTGCGTTTGGATCTGTCAAAAGCAAAAGATGACTTACAAAACAGATACACTTCTGCACAGCAACCGGTTCGTAGTTTTGTCAAGCTGTTCAGAGAAGATGCGGATTTATTCAACTCTTCTCTGATTGACCTTGCTATGCGGTTTAGACGATGCATCGATAATTACAGTATGCTAGATAAGTGGCTGGACTACACAGAAACCAAAGCCGAATGTGATAAAGTCGGCCTTTCGGACTTTACTACAAAAATTGATGCTCAAGATAACTCTATCCCAGGCGTCTCTGATGCATTCAGCAGGGGCTTTTATCGACAATGGAGTGTAGCGGTTATCGACAGCAAAGCCTCCGTGCAGCAGTTCCGGCGTCGTGTTCATGACGAGAGGATCAACAGATTTGTGGTGCTTGATGACAAGCAATTGGCAATCGCTCAAATGCGGATCCGAGACAAGATTATCAGCACTTTCCCAGATACCAATAGAGTGATGACAGCAAATGATGAGATGAGTATCCTATTGCATGAGCTTGGGAAAAAGCGCCGGATCATGCCTCTGAGAAAGTTGTTCCGTTCTATCCCCAATCTACTGCTGACACTTAAACCATGCCTGATGATGTCACCGCTTTCAGTTGCCTATTTCCTCGAAGCTGAATCTTATCAGTTTGATATGGTTATCTTTGATGAGGCGTCTCAGATTTTCCCGCAAGATGCTATAGGCGCAATATTCAGAGGCGCACAAGTCATCATTGCCGGCGACAGCAAACAGCTTCCTCCGACAAACTTCTTTGCCGCCAGCACCAATAACAGCGAGAATGACTATGATAACGAGGACGATAAGGAATATGAAGATGCAATCTACGACTCGATCCTCGAAGAAACCACAAATGTACTACCAAACCGCACTCTTCTCTGGCATTACAGGAGTAAGCATGAACATCTTATAGCATTTTCAAACCAAGAAATCTATAAAAACGAACTGGTGACTTTCCCGAGCAGTATAGAAAAAGAAGAAGATACCGGTGTTGAATTTGTCTACGTTGAACATGGCGCCTATGAAAGCGGCGGTAAAAACTGCAATGTTCAGGAAGCAAAACGCTGTGTTGAACTTGTCAAGGACCACATTAAAAAGCATCCCACTCGCTCACTTGGGATAATAGCATTTAGTGAGAAACAGCAGCAGGCCATATCTTATGAGATACAGCGTTTCAGAGAGCAGAATCCAGAATTCGAAGAATTTTTCGCTGAAGACAAAGAGGACGAGTTCTTCGTGAAGAATCTTGAAAATGTTCAAGGCGATGAACGAGATACAATTATTTTCAGTATCGGTTACGCCAAGACAAAAGACCAACGTGCAAATAACAGGCCTATGTCAATGCGTTTTGGCCCACTTGGGCATCAGGGCGGTGAGCGCAGACTGAATGTGGCAATCACCCGTGCAAAACGAAATGTCAAACTTGTGAGTTCAATCCTGCCTTCGGATATCGATCTTTCTCGCACAGAATCCGAAGGTGTGCGAATGTTACGTTCATATATCGAGTTCGCTATGAATGGGTCAGCTTCCCTTAGATCAGGACGTTCTGATGCTGGCAGCAATGATGATTTTGTGGATACTATCAGTGATTACATTGAACGAAATGGATATCGCATTAGAAAGCACGTTGGTTGCTCTGGATATAGGATCGATATCGCAGTTGAACATCCAGAGAAAGATGGACGTTTTATCGCGGGCATTGAGTGTGACGGTTTCTCATATATCGCTGTAAAAACCGCAAGGGATAGGGATCATCTTCGCAAGTCTGTACTGAAAGCGATGGGATGGAGCATCTATCGCGTCTGGTCGACGGAGTGGATTAAGAATCCAGAAATTGAAGGAGAAAAGCTCATTTCGTTCATTAAGGAAACTGTAGATAATTACCATGAGGATATTACACCAGTAATAACAGAACAGTCTGTTTCTGCGGTTCCAGACACATATGAAATAGTCGAGGAAATTAAGGAAACTCCTTCTACGGCAACAAAAAATGGAACGCCTGATAATCCATACGGTTTTGACTATTACACTGAAGCCGTATGGTCAGAAACTCCGAACATCCTGCAGTATCAGGGCACGAACAGAATAATTGAGGAAATCAAATATATAGTTGGGATCGAACAGCCCATTAGCAAGGATTTGTTGTATCAGCGAATGGCGGGAGCCTTTGGACGGCAAAAAGCTACCGCACCAGTCAGAAATACAATTAATCAAGCCTTACGCGCCACAAAAGCAAAAGAAATTCTAACCAATTCTGACGGGTTTGTGATCTTGGCTGGTTTTTCAAATTTAAGAGTTAGAATCCCCAAGCAGGGCGATACTCCAAGACCAATAAACTATATTTCACCGAGCGAAATCGGATTGGCTATGCTGACCATCGCTTCTCACACCTTTGGTCTTTCTTCAGAAGGGTTGATAGATGAAACAGCCAGAGTGTTGGGATATGCCCGTAAGGGCGAAAGAATCATGACTTGTGTGAAAGAGGCATTGTCTCGGCTGATTTCAAGCGGACAAGTCAAGCTGATCGATGGCAAGGTCAATATTGTGGAGGAAGTTTGA
- a CDS encoding protein kinase domain-containing protein, which produces MDNRTQINQEIQSAPQTAINSEIAEQYQARIESVSEVSTGLLETGTIVCDKYTIENRLEVTSGEADLYVCSADGHQYVAKVYKRKFAIKDEVIQALLSIDSPYVAKLYETSTYNGFPIEIIPYYKNGSLQGKTCSYDDLIRMVIPNINEGLKALHDSGIIHKDLKPSNIMLADDDKSVAIIDFGISSVVSEGSTVVVTKTGMTPEYSAPETFRNLFLEESDYYSFGITLFELFCGYTPYANMSSEEIEQYVSVQRIPFPENMPALLQDFISALTYYDITNRKNKSNPNRRWTYDEVNKWLNGESLVIPGEGIGNVGKGIMPTYIFMNESFTDPASLVTAFAKNWEEGKKQLFRGMATAHFRAFNQDIAKHCIEAEEEASRTNGKDDIIFWKLLYQINPKLKGLYWRGQVFESLPALGRDMLERLWKKDKSQYPYYTSILTEKLLSQYVAMAAPKNESLKKAATAIEDSYQFEINNHMDMQRTFYLMAYTISGQKLLCIAGQHFRTVGELAGYMRSQLDESFEAFESLCHKLVDYDGNLDIQLEAWLTAIGKKKELDRWRSLMNE; this is translated from the coding sequence ATGGATAACAGAACACAGATTAATCAAGAAATTCAATCTGCCCCACAAACGGCGATAAACAGCGAAATAGCTGAACAGTATCAGGCACGAATTGAAAGTGTTTCCGAAGTAAGTACAGGACTTCTCGAAACCGGCACGATAGTATGTGATAAGTACACTATCGAAAATCGTCTGGAAGTAACATCAGGCGAGGCGGATCTATATGTCTGCTCCGCTGATGGTCATCAATATGTTGCCAAAGTCTATAAACGGAAGTTTGCCATTAAAGACGAAGTGATTCAAGCACTTCTCAGCATTGATTCTCCATATGTAGCAAAACTCTATGAAACATCAACATATAATGGATTCCCAATTGAGATAATCCCCTATTACAAAAACGGAAGCCTTCAGGGCAAGACTTGCTCCTATGATGACCTTATTCGTATGGTGATTCCCAATATAAACGAGGGACTAAAAGCATTACATGATTCCGGGATAATTCACAAGGATCTCAAACCATCAAACATAATGTTGGCTGATGACGACAAGAGTGTTGCAATTATAGACTTCGGCATAAGCTCCGTCGTGAGCGAGGGCAGCACCGTTGTAGTAACAAAGACCGGCATGACGCCCGAATACTCTGCTCCGGAAACATTTCGCAACCTATTTCTCGAAGAATCCGACTACTATTCTTTCGGGATCACGCTCTTTGAGTTGTTTTGCGGCTATACCCCTTATGCGAACATGAGCTCAGAGGAAATAGAGCAATATGTTTCAGTGCAGCGCATCCCGTTTCCGGAAAATATGCCAGCTTTGCTCCAAGACTTTATTTCTGCCCTGACCTATTACGATATCACAAACAGAAAAAACAAGAGCAATCCCAATCGTCGATGGACATATGACGAAGTGAACAAATGGCTCAATGGCGAAAGCCTTGTCATTCCAGGTGAAGGTATCGGTAATGTCGGGAAAGGCATTATGCCGACCTACATCTTTATGAATGAGTCATTTACCGATCCGGCATCCCTGGTGACGGCATTTGCGAAGAATTGGGAAGAAGGCAAAAAACAGCTTTTCAGAGGTATGGCCACCGCACATTTCCGAGCATTTAATCAGGACATTGCTAAACACTGCATTGAAGCCGAGGAAGAAGCAAGCCGCACTAACGGGAAAGACGATATAATCTTTTGGAAACTGCTCTATCAGATCAACCCGAAGCTAAAAGGCCTCTATTGGAGAGGGCAAGTTTTTGAAAGCCTTCCGGCGCTTGGGCGGGATATGCTGGAACGTCTATGGAAGAAAGACAAAAGCCAATATCCTTATTATACCAGCATACTTACCGAAAAGCTTCTATCGCAATATGTCGCTATGGCTGCCCCCAAAAACGAGAGCTTAAAAAAGGCGGCAACTGCAATCGAAGACTCATATCAGTTTGAGATTAATAATCACATGGATATGCAAAGAACGTTCTACCTGATGGCCTATACAATATCGGGGCAGAAACTTCTATGTATAGCAGGTCAACACTTTAGAACTGTTGGAGAGTTGGCGGGATATATGCGTTCACAATTGGATGAATCCTTTGAAGCGTTTGAAAGCCTCTGCCATAAGCTCGTGGACTATGATGGAAATCTGGACATTCAACTTGAAGCCTGGCTTACTGCAATTGGGAAAAAGAAAGAATTAGACAGGTGGAGATCACTCATGAACGAGTGA
- a CDS encoding FHA domain-containing protein, whose translation MALEKYKVCPACGEHNPPVLLECKKCETDLTGVKVVDSASELSDTLEKEDSAKVDTQQELVKICDCGAHNPPQARKCISCGEDISDIRPTATFQKQNIYALQSVSDDYSFVIDKPVTIIGREAEMQDYLAQKPYVSRQHAKFTIVGNEVFIENLSSTNHTFVNNALISKESPTLLKEGDEIGLGGKVIDEQRQANAAYFIFKVTS comes from the coding sequence ATGGCTTTAGAAAAATATAAGGTTTGCCCTGCTTGTGGTGAACACAATCCACCCGTTCTCTTAGAATGTAAGAAATGTGAAACCGATCTCACGGGAGTTAAGGTCGTTGACAGCGCCTCTGAGCTTAGTGATACCCTTGAAAAGGAAGACTCAGCCAAAGTCGATACCCAACAAGAGTTAGTGAAAATCTGCGATTGCGGTGCACATAATCCTCCCCAAGCAAGGAAGTGTATTTCCTGTGGAGAAGACATATCAGACATACGACCGACTGCGACCTTTCAGAAGCAAAACATATATGCGCTTCAATCCGTATCTGACGATTACTCTTTTGTCATCGATAAGCCTGTTACCATCATTGGTCGCGAGGCAGAAATGCAGGATTACCTCGCTCAGAAGCCTTATGTGAGCCGACAGCACGCTAAGTTTACCATTGTAGGAAATGAAGTTTTTATTGAGAATTTGAGCAGTACTAATCATACTTTCGTCAATAATGCTCTAATATCCAAAGAATCGCCAACTCTCCTGAAGGAAGGCGATGAAATTGGACTTGGTGGAAAGGTTATAGATGAACAGCGCCAAGCCAACGCAGCGTATTTCATTTTTAAGGTGACATCATGA
- a CDS encoding 4Fe-4S single cluster domain-containing protein: protein MNVARILYPVKVLGPGNRIGIWLCGCSRECAGCSNPELWHMRDEYEISVSQLLNLITEIANNRYVDGFTITGGEPMDQSQELAVFIKYIKKISDDILIYSGYTIDALYKKDAPDMGSILNSIAILIDGAYIEDRNNNTPLVGSDNQKINILNYRYKERYEKYLSTINNQIQNFTTTDGVISVGIHRSSFKKELDERIDWVNRDRE from the coding sequence ATGAATGTAGCCAGAATCCTTTATCCAGTTAAGGTGCTCGGCCCCGGCAATCGCATTGGGATTTGGCTGTGTGGATGTTCACGTGAATGCGCTGGATGCAGCAATCCAGAGCTGTGGCACATGCGGGATGAATACGAAATAAGCGTCTCACAATTATTGAATCTTATAACTGAGATAGCAAATAATCGGTATGTAGACGGCTTCACTATTACTGGCGGCGAACCTATGGATCAGAGCCAAGAACTGGCCGTCTTTATAAAATATATAAAAAAAATAAGCGATGATATTCTTATCTATTCGGGGTATACGATTGATGCTTTATATAAAAAAGATGCGCCAGACATGGGCAGCATCCTTAACTCTATTGCCATATTAATTGATGGAGCATATATCGAAGATCGCAATAACAACACGCCTCTTGTTGGCTCGGACAATCAAAAAATCAACATACTCAATTACAGATACAAGGAACGCTATGAGAAATATTTAAGTACAATAAACAATCAGATACAGAATTTCACCACGACCGATGGAGTCATTTCGGTAGGAATTCATAGAAGCAGCTTTAAAAAAGAACTTGATGAACGAATTGATTGGGTTAATAGAGATCGGGAGTAG